From one Bacillota bacterium genomic stretch:
- the nrdR gene encoding transcriptional regulator NrdR, with protein MNCPFCGGPTRVVDSRPSDDGAAIRRRRRCERCGQRFTTYETIEQGPLWVVKKDGRRELFKREKLLGGLLLACEKRPVPPERLERLATEIETRLRARGEREVPSRAIGELAIEGLREIDAVAYVRFASVYRDFEDVERFREEVDRLLGRAPGPGR; from the coding sequence ATGAACTGTCCCTTCTGCGGCGGTCCCACCCGGGTGGTGGACTCCCGCCCCTCCGACGACGGCGCGGCGATCCGGCGACGGCGCCGGTGCGAGCGCTGTGGCCAGCGCTTCACCACCTACGAGACCATCGAGCAGGGGCCGCTCTGGGTGGTGAAGAAGGACGGCCGCCGGGAGCTCTTCAAGCGGGAGAAGCTCCTGGGCGGGCTGCTCCTGGCCTGCGAGAAGCGGCCGGTCCCTCCGGAGCGGCTCGAGCGGCTGGCGACCGAGATCGAGACGCGCCTCCGCGCCCGGGGCGAGCGGGAGGTGCCCAGCCGCGCCATCGGCGAGCTGGCCATCGAGGGCCTGCGGGAGATCGACGCCGTCGCCTACGTCCGCTTCGCCTCCGTCTACCGGGACTTCGAGGACGTGGAACGCTTCCGCGAGGAAGTCGACCGCCTCCTGGGCCGGGCACCCGGCCCCGGACGGTGA